From Macadamia integrifolia cultivar HAES 741 unplaced genomic scaffold, SCU_Mint_v3 scaffold3113, whole genome shotgun sequence, one genomic window encodes:
- the LOC122067774 gene encoding protein CUP-SHAPED COTYLEDON 3-like, with protein sequence MWKATSGEHKTTLVYFENKTKESKTNWIMHEYRATTQETKQPYEWVICRIFERTQGAKKKKNKVAAKEDQVLAIDQQDQYGIPLQQENNELMMSTFSDCAYNQEEGDHGEDSWSHYANLLPSHIEEDFSEVVNHYDFSTTSMEEEDQNHGKETQGMIQDFNRAYSVYMDRGLDGFLEH encoded by the exons ATGTGGAAGGCTACTAGTGGAGAACATAAGACGACTCTTGTCTATTTTGAGAACAAAACAAAGGAGTCTAAAACCAACTGGATAATGCACGAGTATCGTGCAACAACCCAAGAAACCAAGCag CCATATGAGTGGGTGATTTGTAGAATCTTTGAGAGGACTCAgggggcgaagaagaagaagaataaagttgCTGCTAAAGAAGATCAAGTTCTTGCGATTGATCAACAAGATCAATATGGAATACCACTGCAACAAGAGAACAACGAGCTGATGATGTCAACTTTTAGTGATTGTGCCTATAATCAAGAAGAAGGTGATCATGGTGAAGATTCATGGTCACACTATGCCAACCTCTTGCCCTCCCATATTGAAGAAGATTTTTCTGAAGTAGTTAATCATTATGATTTCAGCACTACTTCTATGGAGGAAGAAGATCAAAATCATGGGAAAGAGACCCAAGGGATGATCCAAGACTTTAACCGGGCTTATAGTGTTTATATGGATCGTGGCCTTGATGGGTTCTTGGAACATTAA